The proteins below come from a single Chryseobacterium sp. MA9 genomic window:
- a CDS encoding AEC family transporter: MVNFVLIAVCIIAGMIFKATKSIHPDAHKGINTWILYLALPAVSFKYLPKVKWTTEMLFPIAATFLISVFCFFFMMFYSKSKGYSRRSRSTLELASGYSNTSFIGFPLISAFYGEGLLSIAIICDQTMFFALSTLGIIAAVKGGSRSGKVSAIFILKRLVTFPPLIGCISALVLSQFIDFTIAEPFFDKLAATVSPLALFSVGLQLKFNGWKKLIPQMSMSMLYKLILAPAIVLGMALLFGIKGDVAKITVFEAAMPTLVTSSIIAEQFRLNTKLTNLIIGVSIIVGFFTSAFWYEMTEYFF; the protein is encoded by the coding sequence ATGGTAAATTTTGTTCTGATTGCAGTGTGCATTATTGCAGGAATGATATTCAAAGCAACAAAATCTATCCACCCTGATGCTCACAAGGGTATCAATACCTGGATCCTTTATCTTGCTCTTCCGGCAGTTTCATTTAAATACCTGCCTAAAGTAAAATGGACAACAGAGATGCTGTTCCCAATTGCAGCCACATTTTTAATTTCTGTATTCTGTTTCTTCTTTATGATGTTTTACAGCAAAAGCAAAGGTTATTCAAGGCGTTCCAGAAGTACTTTAGAACTGGCAAGCGGTTACAGCAATACCTCATTCATAGGATTTCCCTTAATCAGTGCCTTTTATGGAGAGGGCCTCTTGAGTATTGCCATTATTTGTGATCAGACAATGTTTTTTGCTCTTTCTACGCTCGGGATTATTGCTGCCGTGAAAGGAGGAAGCAGATCAGGAAAAGTAAGCGCAATATTTATTTTAAAAAGACTTGTCACGTTTCCACCATTAATAGGCTGTATCTCCGCTTTGGTATTGTCGCAGTTCATTGATTTTACGATTGCAGAACCTTTCTTTGATAAGCTGGCAGCAACAGTAAGTCCGTTAGCTTTATTTTCAGTTGGATTACAGCTGAAATTCAACGGATGGAAAAAACTGATTCCCCAGATGTCAATGTCGATGCTTTATAAGCTTATTCTGGCACCGGCAATTGTTCTGGGAATGGCTCTGTTGTTCGGAATAAAAGGAGATGTGGCTAAAATTACCGTATTTGAAGCGGCAATGCCTACATTGGTTACCTCCAGTATCATCGCAGAACAGTTCAGACTGAATACAAAACTGACCAACCTGATCATCGGAGTCAGTATTATTGTTGGATTTTTTACTTCCGCATTTTGGTATGAGATGACCGAATACTTTTTTTAA